In the genome of Patescibacteria group bacterium, the window GCAGTCAGTTATCCATTTCCTCGACCAAGTAAAGGCGTTTTTAGTCTCCTTTGTTGGTCTGGCTTTATTGGTTTTAAAAATGGTGAGTATGAGAAAAAAATCAAAGAGGTGATTAGTAGTGAAGAAAAAATGGCCCAGGAATATTTGAAAGAGATTTATGCTCTTTCTAAATATTCGATCGAGCCAAAAGCAAAAATGGTCAGAACCGCCAGTTTTATTCTTTCTCTCAGTTTGATAGCTGGCCTTTTTATTTTAATTCTTGGTATTTAAATGAGAGTTTTTTTTCAAAAGCCATATCTAATCTTTTTATTATTAATTGTTTTTTTTGAACTACTTTCCTTTTTGGGTTATCTTGTCCCTTTAATTAATCGTTTTGCCTTTCTGCTTATCAGTCTTAGTTTTCTTTTTTTAACTTTTTGGAAGTTGGAATATGGCATTTTTGTTCTTTTAGCTGAACTTTTTATTGGTTCAAAGGGTTATCTTTTTTATTTACCAATTGGCCCAATCAAAATTTCTCTTCGAATGATTCTTTTTAGTTTAGTAATGTTGATTTGGTTGATTGGAATTATCCGAAAAAAATATAAATTAAATTTTCTTCACTCAAAATTTTTTAAATTCTATTTTCTATTTTCTATTTTCTATCTCTGGGGTGTTTTAGCTGGTTTCCTTTATCGCAATTCAAAAGATTTAATTTTTTTCGATGCCAATGCTTGGCTTTATTTTCTTCTTGTTTTTCCAATTTTCGACGTCATTAAAAAAGAACATTTAGATAAAATTTTTAAAATTTTATCTGCGGCGA includes:
- a CDS encoding DUF5706 domain-containing protein, translated to MTPEQLNFIRDAYLHQREQRGVFDTKASFLVGVSGIIFALSMGRTEKIGFLIIAVAALISLILTIWAVSYPFPRPSKGVFSLLCWSGFIGFKNGEYEKKIKEVISSEEKMAQEYLKEIYALSKYSIEPKAKMVRTASFILSLSLIAGLFILILGI